From Streptomyces sp. NBC_01754, a single genomic window includes:
- a CDS encoding CDP-glycerol glycerophosphotransferase family protein has product MKYFPETPVEERPAFHSAAKEFLAQAAPKLVRKFSPTARVKWHLAAAGRGDELVRLLEYERANPGSFAVRGLRRARIELPGIDSSSLPPEVRNFSRKELPVRSKLLGLAWRNGRLEVRGYAYIPNVPSATGKRSLRVAVLRRQGSRSTVPVRLRTVLEPLATAEAKSAHHHYDWSGFELGIDPARLRTRGQWQPGTWRLGIAIPRPGGMSVGSVLKGNAGETGHSSVRVVDDGVRVVTGFDRNRLKLTVDVVPAEVESQETDADGMAVTLRSRAQATGGGKPVALRLDHEPTEYAADFPLQETGPGADGWIRFAGRVPFAGLPVDGVVRGKARTCRAFIVFADGTKRRATIGQGLRTGVRQMAGGLEFAVRTDGAGNFSPQIRVPQPLVDRAEWSEAGELVLSGTYAGPAESMKFVLRHSGRNEDKPFPVEFADGRFTARVTPDVMPAHEGTLPLRAGRWLPFLRARDEWDHRHDVPVTIRPDLVGTLPLTHQGAHRTYTVERFEYDRIFLESGPVLDPGLRGVYRQALMREQFTAEQRTLPLREAVLYNSFGGKQFSDSPRAVYEELVRRGAEVEHIAMVHDQQVVLPPGVRGVEWGSAEWYEALARSRYIVTNGGIREWFVRREGQVVVQTWHGTPLKRIGADLLGTPQANLAYIGSLPQRSRQYSLFVTPNAFTTPIMTHAFRLRCEVLEAGYPRNDVFHAPDRAERAAAIREKLGIPGDKKVVLYAPTWRDDQRYGGRRFKLDNRIDVDAARKRLGEDHVLLYRKHHKVLDSIPGAGQGFVRDVTYYPDIADLYLIADVLVTDYSSVLFDFAHSGRPMLFFTYDLEHYRDTLRGFYFDFTTRAPGPLLRTSDELVDAIVNIDDVTEKYKEKYDRFKADFCEPSDGRASARVVDRMLALRED; this is encoded by the coding sequence ATGAAGTACTTCCCCGAGACGCCGGTCGAGGAGCGCCCCGCCTTCCACAGCGCGGCCAAGGAGTTCCTGGCGCAGGCCGCCCCCAAGCTGGTCCGGAAGTTCTCTCCGACAGCCCGGGTCAAGTGGCACCTCGCGGCCGCCGGACGCGGTGACGAGCTCGTCCGGCTGCTGGAGTACGAGCGGGCGAACCCGGGGTCCTTCGCCGTGCGGGGCCTGCGGCGGGCCCGTATCGAGCTCCCCGGCATAGACAGTTCCTCCCTGCCTCCGGAGGTGCGCAACTTCTCCCGCAAGGAACTCCCCGTCCGCAGCAAGCTGCTCGGCCTGGCCTGGCGGAACGGGCGCCTGGAGGTCCGCGGGTACGCCTACATCCCCAACGTGCCCTCCGCCACGGGCAAGCGGTCGCTCCGCGTCGCCGTACTGCGGCGCCAGGGAAGCAGGAGCACCGTTCCGGTACGGCTGCGCACCGTCCTGGAGCCCCTGGCGACCGCCGAGGCCAAGAGCGCGCACCACCACTACGACTGGTCGGGCTTCGAACTCGGCATCGACCCGGCCCGTCTGCGGACCCGAGGCCAGTGGCAACCGGGCACCTGGCGGCTGGGCATCGCCATCCCCCGGCCCGGCGGGATGTCCGTGGGCAGTGTGCTCAAGGGCAACGCGGGCGAGACCGGGCACAGCTCGGTCCGCGTCGTCGACGACGGTGTGAGGGTGGTCACGGGATTCGACCGCAACCGGCTGAAGCTCACGGTGGACGTCGTCCCGGCCGAGGTCGAGTCGCAGGAGACGGACGCCGACGGCATGGCCGTGACCCTGCGTTCCCGAGCACAGGCCACCGGGGGCGGGAAGCCCGTGGCGCTGCGCCTGGACCACGAGCCCACCGAGTACGCCGCGGACTTCCCGCTCCAGGAGACCGGCCCCGGTGCCGACGGCTGGATACGGTTCGCTGGACGGGTGCCCTTCGCGGGGCTGCCGGTCGACGGAGTCGTCCGCGGCAAGGCCCGGACCTGCCGCGCGTTCATCGTCTTCGCCGACGGGACGAAGCGCCGGGCCACCATCGGCCAGGGCCTGCGCACCGGGGTCCGGCAGATGGCGGGCGGCCTGGAGTTCGCCGTACGCACCGACGGGGCGGGCAACTTCTCCCCGCAGATCCGCGTCCCCCAGCCCCTCGTCGACCGCGCCGAGTGGTCCGAGGCCGGCGAACTGGTGCTCTCCGGCACGTACGCCGGGCCGGCCGAGTCGATGAAGTTCGTCCTGCGGCACAGCGGCCGCAACGAGGACAAGCCGTTTCCGGTCGAGTTCGCGGACGGACGTTTCACCGCACGCGTGACCCCGGACGTCATGCCGGCGCACGAGGGGACACTTCCCCTCCGTGCCGGACGCTGGCTGCCCTTCCTGCGGGCCCGGGACGAGTGGGACCACCGGCACGACGTACCCGTGACGATCCGCCCCGACCTCGTCGGGACCCTGCCGCTGACCCACCAGGGCGCGCACCGCACGTACACCGTGGAGCGGTTCGAGTACGACCGGATCTTCCTGGAGTCGGGCCCGGTCCTGGACCCTGGGCTCCGGGGGGTCTACCGGCAGGCGCTGATGCGCGAGCAGTTCACCGCCGAACAGCGCACGCTCCCGCTGCGCGAGGCCGTGCTCTACAACAGCTTCGGCGGAAAGCAGTTCTCCGACTCCCCGCGCGCGGTCTACGAGGAGCTGGTGCGGCGCGGTGCCGAGGTCGAGCACATCGCCATGGTCCACGACCAGCAGGTCGTCCTGCCGCCCGGTGTACGCGGCGTGGAGTGGGGCAGCGCGGAGTGGTACGAGGCCCTGGCCCGCAGCCGGTACATCGTCACCAACGGCGGCATCCGCGAGTGGTTCGTCCGGCGCGAGGGACAGGTCGTCGTCCAGACCTGGCACGGCACCCCGCTCAAGCGGATCGGCGCCGACCTGCTCGGTACCCCGCAGGCCAACCTCGCCTACATCGGGAGCCTGCCGCAGCGCTCCCGGCAGTACAGCCTGTTCGTCACGCCCAACGCGTTCACCACGCCGATCATGACCCACGCCTTCCGGCTCCGGTGCGAGGTGCTGGAAGCGGGATATCCGCGCAACGACGTCTTCCACGCCCCGGACAGGGCCGAGCGGGCGGCGGCGATCCGGGAGAAGCTCGGCATCCCGGGGGACAAGAAGGTCGTCCTGTACGCGCCGACCTGGCGCGACGACCAGCGCTACGGAGGCCGGCGCTTCAAGCTGGACAACCGGATCGACGTCGACGCGGCGCGCAAGCGGCTGGGCGAAGACCACGTACTGCTCTACCGCAAGCACCACAAGGTCCTCGACAGCATCCCAGGGGCGGGCCAGGGCTTCGTCCGGGACGTCACGTACTACCCGGACATCGCCGATCTCTACCTGATCGCCGACGTGCTCGTCACGGACTACTCCTCCGTGCTGTTCGACTTCGCGCACTCCGGTCGGCCGATGCTCTTCTTCACGTACGACCTGGAGCACTACCGGGACACCCTGCGCGGCTTCTACTTCGACTTCACCACGCGGGCGCCGGGGCCGCTGCTCAGGACGTCCGACGAACTCGTCGACGCGATCGTGAACATCGACGACGTCACCGAGAAGTACAAGGAGAAGTACGACCGGTTCAAGGCCGACTTCTGCGAGCCTTCGGACGGGCGGGCGTCGGCGCGCGTGGTGGACCGGATGCTGGCGCTCCGCGAGGACTGA
- a CDS encoding glycosyltransferase family 2 protein produces the protein MSSNAPDVSVVIGAYQAMPYLIRCLESVEAQTLGAGRIEIVAVDDGSTDGTGEYLEEFAARTAVDTRVVHQANSGGPSGPRNTGLGLARGRYVFFLDADDYLGEEALERMVAMGDRAGTDVVLGKVVGVNRGAAKSMWKQTVERADIYFSQVKFTLSAQKLFRRELLVRLGMSFDEELKTGEDALFTLEAYLRGDGVSVVADYTCYYLVGRDDGKHVTKSGSYELRFDSARALTGLIAEYVPSGPKRDALMVRPFVITLLPQFGPGLLKQSAAVRARKMELAAPLMAAYWTHGLAASLKVNERLRLICVAKGRPDLLLDILRFMKEGKQPEVVRRERPARLHLAYPHFGEDSALPESAYRVMVTERVGGKKIEPLVPVASSLLRRVVRKARRTVRAARPLPPAGRA, from the coding sequence ATGAGCAGCAACGCACCGGATGTCAGCGTCGTCATCGGCGCCTACCAAGCGATGCCCTATCTGATCCGCTGCCTCGAATCCGTCGAGGCGCAGACGCTCGGCGCGGGGCGCATCGAGATCGTCGCCGTCGACGACGGATCGACCGACGGCACGGGGGAGTACCTGGAGGAGTTCGCCGCCCGGACCGCCGTCGACACGCGAGTCGTCCACCAGGCCAACTCCGGGGGCCCGAGCGGCCCCCGCAACACCGGTCTCGGTCTCGCCCGCGGCCGGTACGTCTTCTTCCTGGACGCCGACGACTACTTGGGCGAAGAGGCCCTCGAACGGATGGTCGCCATGGGCGACCGGGCCGGCACGGACGTGGTGCTCGGCAAGGTCGTCGGTGTCAACCGTGGCGCGGCCAAGTCGATGTGGAAGCAGACCGTCGAACGTGCCGACATCTACTTCTCGCAGGTCAAGTTCACGCTGAGCGCCCAGAAGCTCTTCCGGCGCGAGCTGCTCGTCCGGCTCGGGATGTCGTTCGACGAGGAACTGAAGACGGGTGAGGACGCCCTCTTCACGCTGGAGGCCTATCTGCGGGGCGACGGCGTCTCGGTCGTCGCCGACTACACCTGCTACTACCTGGTCGGCCGCGACGACGGCAAACACGTGACCAAGAGCGGAAGCTACGAACTCCGTTTCGATTCGGCCCGTGCGCTGACGGGGCTCATCGCCGAGTACGTACCGTCCGGTCCGAAGCGGGACGCCCTGATGGTGCGGCCGTTCGTGATCACTCTGCTTCCCCAGTTCGGCCCCGGACTCCTGAAGCAGTCGGCGGCGGTACGCGCCAGGAAGATGGAGCTGGCCGCTCCTCTCATGGCCGCGTACTGGACACACGGACTGGCCGCCTCCCTCAAGGTCAACGAGAGGCTGCGCCTGATCTGCGTGGCGAAGGGGAGGCCGGACCTGCTCCTGGACATCCTGCGGTTCATGAAGGAGGGGAAACAGCCCGAGGTCGTGCGCAGGGAGCGTCCGGCCCGGCTCCACCTGGCGTATCCCCACTTCGGCGAGGACTCCGCGCTGCCCGAGTCGGCGTACCGGGTGATGGTGACCGAACGGGTGGGCGGCAAGAAGATCGAACCACTCGTTCCGGTGGCTTCGTCCTTACTGCGCCGAGTCGTCCGCAAGGCCCGCAGGACGGTCCGGGCGGCGCGGCCCCTACCGCCGGCGGGGCGGGCCTGA